From one Rhopalosiphum padi isolate XX-2018 chromosome 2, ASM2088224v1, whole genome shotgun sequence genomic stretch:
- the LOC132923482 gene encoding cysteine-rich DPF motif domain-containing protein 1 has translation MFVKQEHPLNVNPEAKLNNENSKNEDSDETETPDNKPEEIKTVNTETEPVVEERPIFVCKNCNLTERYDCFNDHVSFNRKVGTKVDYYLARDPFSPRNKRQFLILGSVCSMCDKDVCIKPECSIFYSKFFCSSCARKYISNFPSSIQEKIKTTKII, from the exons atgtttgtcAAACAAGAACATCCTTTAAATGTAAACCCAGAAGCAAAACTAAACAATGAGAATAGTAAAAATGAAGATTCTGATGAAACTGAAACTCCAGATAATAAACCAGAAGAAATTAAAACAGTTAATACTGA aacagAACCAGTAGTTGAAGAGCGGCCGATTTTTGTGTGCAAAAACTGCAATCTAACAGAACGATATGATTGTTTTAATGATCACGTATCATTTAATCGCAAGGTGGGAACAAAAGTGGACTATTATTTAGCAAGAGATCCATTTTCTCCACGCAACAAAAGGCAATTCTTAATTTTAGGATCTGTATGTTCTATGTGTGACAAAGACGTTTGTATAAAGCCTGAATgcagtatattttattcaaagttTTTCTGTTCTTCTTGTgcaagaaaatatatttcaaatttcccTTCTAGTattcaagaaaaaattaaaacaacaaaaataatttag
- the LOC132923452 gene encoding TAR DNA-binding protein 43-like: protein MYVQVSASENSDPIDMPTEDDNSLLLSTLEAQYPGIIGLKYRVNNRLRIVRLNEGKLYPPEDGWLDRMYLCNFRNTPTEKRKHSEIDDCNKAEDDNSVSDMDLVVLGLPWKVTEEDLKKYFTKFGQVEYTQIKTDLNGKSKGYGFVRFKHKKSQVRVMLERHNIEGRWCDVRIPNSKDKHVNKVPRKVFIGQVSEEVDEEALKNYFIKFGEISDLFLPRPHRGFAFVTFTDPLSAQKVIGKDHKVGDCSVVCTEAIPKKEMAPKWNDYDSRDRVKDRRRDRSPNQPQAWSQDNIWDYDQEYYDRLYSRGSGHQSVNNSYTNDKNINSDMVAAAVNKAVMGVIGNLKGQGNQGDKLPGTDDWWMRR, encoded by the coding sequence ATGTATGTGCAAGTATCAGCAAGTGAAAATAGTGATCCCATTGATATGCCTACAGAAGATGACAACAGTCTTCTATTATCTACTTTAGAAGCACAATATCCTGGGATAATTGGTTTGAAGTATCGTGTTAATAATAGGTTACGTATAGTACGTCTCAATGAAGGTAAATTGTACCCTCCTGAAGATGGCTGGTTAGATCGTATGTATTTGTGTAATTTTCGTAATACACCTACAGAAAAACGTAAGCACAGTGAAATTGATGATTGTAATAAGGCAGAAGATGATAACAGTGTTTCTGATATGGATTTGGTTGTACTGGGTTTACCATGGAAGGTAACTGAAGaggatttgaaaaaatatttcacaaaatttGGTCAAGTAGAATATACGCAAATTAAGACTGATCTTAATGGTAAATCAAAAGGGTACGGATTTGTCAGGTTTAAGCACAAGAAGTCTCAAGTCCGTGTTATGCTTGAACGACACAACATTGAAGGTCGGTGGTGTGATGTACGTATACCAAATAGTAAAGACAAACATGTAAATAAAGTTCCGCGTAAGGTATTTATAGGTCAAGTGTCTGAAGAAGTGGATGAAGaagcattaaaaaattattttatcaaatttggaGAAATATCAGATTTATTTTTACCCAGGCCACATAGAGGTTTTGCATTTGTGACGTTTACTGACCCTCTATCAGCTCAAAAAGTTATTGGTAAAGATCATAAAGTTGGCGATTGCAGTGTAGTATGTACAGAAGCTATACCAAAAAAAGAAATGGCTCCCAAATGGAATGATTATGATAGTAGAGACAGAGTTAAGGATAGGAGAAGAGACCGATCTCCCAATCAGCCACAAGCCTGGTCCCAAGATAACATATGGGACTATGATCAGGAATACTATGACCGGCTATATAGCCGAGGAAGTGGGCATCAATCAGtcaataatagttatacaaatgataagaatataaattCAGACATGGTAGCAGCTGCAGTAAACAAAGCAGTAATGGGAGTAATTGGAAATTTGAAAGGACAGGGTAATCAAGGTGATAAATTACCAGGAACTGATGATTGGTGGATGAGGAGATGA
- the LOC132923451 gene encoding liprin-alpha-1 isoform X1, with the protein MWNMMCDVMPTITEDNIGGQRHQFSGEDVRINEFMDTVVEERNKLLDTLSKSQIRLDETEKQLAEVESERNALQRQIDATFPKEIAALRKELSQTRDQLAARDEEIAELKAERSNTRLLLEHLESLVSRHERSIRSTVIKRQTNQNPQAYSGVSSEVEVLKALKSLFEHHKALDEKVRDRLRYALEANAKLEEKLESTMQELDVLKSGGKTEDDSIIQENGGSDNVDGTCSQPHTIKNRTLNGHIDETTKYAQDEKLVNTHVDNCVNNSIDQENSEYGTWKMNELSSRVSELEDSLSKTQRELHKSQENSNNLHHELRENISIKEEQEERISSLEKKYMNLQRESTSLHDLNDKLEQELRHKEAQLKLQEEKTRATHEKLELCEQKLAQFATLPEIEQELKQRMEALTQVRAQAQERHGTAEDRIQRLESQVEEKNAEVMRVNQRLKMNEEHNTRLSATVDKLLSESNERLQVHLKERMHALEEKNMLTQELEKCRKLVEEIQTEKTELLKELGKARMEIDNIKRQMLQQEIAFNIQQTDALTRSLSPGGPDQGSFVQSSSQHSNFDTHSLSRRSMKARMSPMESNHAKEWEKLQQAHVLANVQQAFDASSDVDMDGGDDDLDDEPGMYCDTGEPLSPSAADAQTLALMLQEQLDAINTEIRLIQAEKQNTEARAEELESRVGSMEHVNLLSRNRNYDRQSPPASGRSTPQREYLHKYHSLQLNEEDDMGISSTQDNNGAASPLTARSMRLERVAQALAHSQEELRRRAGINTVPSTLNMINYNSSSLRGASGFSTPPSPLSSRHSSQDSLHHGPTLMGQTGTSLSSISSAFSVSQMQSYHHTLPSSASVAAQKKKGIKSSLGRFFSKKEKQGKGKEGMSGMLSHMSSSDMSLASSYAGDDTSSLCSASLGQKGDFDRRKKKKHELLEEAMKAGTPFALWNGPTIVAWLELWVGMPAWYVAACRANVKSGAIMSALSDTEIQREIGISNPLHRLKLRLAIQEMVSLTSPSAPAKSLRSTLAFGDMNHEWVGNYWLPSLGLPQYRSTFMECLVDARMLDHLTKRDFRSQLKMLDGFHRTSLQFGITCLKRVNFDRSQLEDRRRIAEHETVDILVWSNERVIKWITSIGLKEYANNLIESGVHGAIIALDKNFDSNTLAMALQIPPQNAQARQVLDTEFNKLLTISTERRLDSSCSDLGAS; encoded by the exons ATGTGGAACATGATGTGTGACGTTATGCCGACCATCACTGAAGACAATATTGGTGGTCAGCGGCATCAGTTTTCCGGCGAAGATGTTCGCATCAATGAGTTTATGGACACTGTGGTAGAGGAACGCAACAAACTTTTGGATACATTGAGCAAGAGTCAAATTAGACTTGACGAGACTGAAAAACAATTAGCCGAAGTAGAAAGTGAAAGAAATGCTCTACAAAGACAAATTGATGCCACATTTCCAAag GAAATTGCTGCATTAAGAAAAGAACTAAGTCAAACACGTGACCAATTAGCCGCAAGGGATGAAGAAATTGCCGAATTAAAAGCTGAAAGAAGCAATACaaga ttgctATTAGAACATTTGGAAAGTTTAGTATCAAGACATGAAAGGTCAATACGATCAACTGTCATTAAAAGGCAGACAAATCAAAATCCACAAGCCTATTCTGGCGTTTCCAGTGAAGTAGAAGTTCTGAAAGCACTTAAAAGTCTTTTTGAGCATCATAAAGCTCTTGATGAaaaa gtAAGGGATAGATTAAGGTATGCTCTAGAAGCCAATGCTAAACTTGAAGAGAAACTAGAAAGCACTATGCAAgag cttGATGTGTTAAAATCTGGTGGTAAAACAGAAGATGATTCCATTATCCAAGAAAATGGAGGTTCTGATAATGTGGATGGTACTTGCTCTCAACCACatactataaaa AATAGAACACTGAATGGTCACATTGATGAAACTACTAAGTATGCACAAGATGAAAAACTAGTCAACACACATGTGGACAATTgtgttaataatagtattgatCAAGAG aaTTCTGAGTATGGCACTTGGAAAATGAATGAATTGTCTAGTCGAGTTTCTGAATTAGAGGATTCACTTTCAAAAACACAGCGAGAACTTCATAAGTCTCaagaaaatagtaataatttacatcATGAACTGAGAGAAAATATTTCTATCAAAGAAGAACAG GAAGAACGGATTAGTTCcttggaaaaaaaatacatgaattTACAACGTGAATCTACCTCATTGCatgatttaaatgataaattagaacaAGAACTTAGGCATAAAGAAGCTCAGTTAAAA ttgcaAGAAGAAAAGACACGTGCAACTCATGAGAAATTAGAATTATGTGAACAGAAATTGGCACAATTTGCAACTCTGCCAGAGATAGAACAAGAACTTAAACAGCGAATGGAAGCCCTTACCCAGGTAAGGGCTCAG gCTCAAGAAAGACATGGTACAGCTGAAGATCGTATTCAAAGGTTAGAATCACAAGTAGAAGAGAAAAATGCTGAAGTAATGAGAGTCAATCAAAGACTAAAAATGAATGAAGAACATAATACAAGACTTTCAGCTACTGTTGACAAATTATTATCag aaTCTAATGAACGACTTCAAGTACATTTGAAGGAGCGCATGCATGCTTTAGAAGAGAAAAACATGCTGACGCAAGAACTAGAAAAGTGTCGTAAACTAGTCGAAGAAATTCAAACAGAAAAG acTGAATTATTAAAAGAACTTGGAAAAGCACGTATGGAAATCGATAACATTAAAAGACAAATGCTCCAACAGGAGATCGCTTTTAACATACAACAGACTGATGCATTAACAAG GAGTTTGTCTCCTGGTGGTCCTGATCAAGGGAGTTTTGTTCAAAGTTCTAGTCAACATTCAAACTTTGATACTCATTCATTATCACGTAGATCAATGAAAGCCAGAATGTCTCCAATGGAATCAAATCATGCCAAg GAATGGGAAAAACTACAACAAGCCCATGTCTTAGCTAATGTACAGCAAGCATTTGATGCTTCTAGCGATGTAGATATGGATGGTGGTGATGATGATCTTGATGATGAGCCAGGTATGTATTGTGATACAGGCGAACCACTATCTCCTTCGGCAGCAGATGCTCAGACATTAGCTCTGATGTTACAAGAACAATTAGATGCAATCAATACAGAGATAAGACTAATTCAAGCTGAAAAGCAAAATACAGAAGCTCGAGCAGAAGAACTTGAATCCAGAGTTGGTAGCATGGAACATGTTAATCTATTATCTAGAAATCGTAATTATGATCGGCAGTCACCTCCTGCTAGTGGCCGGTCTACTCCTCAGAGAgagtatttacataaatatcattct ctTCAGCTTAATGAAGAAGATGACATGGGTATTTCATCAACACAAGATAATAATGGAGCAGCAAGTCCATTAACAGCACGTTCAATGAGATTAGAGCGAGTGGCTCAAGCCTTAGCTCATAGTCAAGAAGAACTGCGCAG GCGTGCTGGCATCAATACTGTTCCATCaacattaaatatgataaactaTAACTCTTCATCATTAAG GGGTGCCAGTGGGTTTTCTACGCCTCCATCACCGTTGTCCTCTCGTCACAGCAGTCAAGATTCTTTGCATCATGGTCCGACATTGATGGGTCAAACTGGCACTAGTCTGTCAAGTATATCAAGTGCATTCAGTGTCTCTCAAATGCAATCATACCATCATACATTGCCGTCATCTGCATCTGTAGCagcgcaaaaaaaaaaaggaataaagTCATCTCTAGGACGATTCTTTAGTAAAAAAGAAAAG caggGAAAGGGCAAAGAGGGCATGAGTGGTATGTTGAGTCATATGTCTTCTTCTGATATGTCACTGGCTAGTTCCTATGCTGGAGATGATACTTCCAGTTTATGTAGTGCAAGTTTAGGACAGAAAGGCGATTTTGAcagaagaaaaaagaaaaa GCATGAATTACTTGAAGAAGCAATGAAAGCTGGAACTCCATTTGCTTTATGGAATGGACCAACTATTGTGGCTTGGTTAGAATTATGGGTTGGAATGCCAGCATGGTATGTGGCAGCTTGCAGAGCTAATGTTAAATCTGGAGCTATAATGAGTGCTTTATCGGATACTGAAATACAAAGAGAGATTGGAATTAGCAATCCATTGCACCGTTTAAAGCTTAGATTAGCCATTCAGGAGATGGTGTCATTAACAAGCCCTTCAGCTCCAGCAAAATCGCTTCGTTCAACATTAGCTTTTGGTGATATGAATCACGAATGGGTTGGAAACTATTGGTTACCATCATTGGGATTACCACAATATCGATCTACATTTATGGAATGTCTTGTAGATGCTAGAATGCTTGATCATCTGACAAAACGTGATTTTAGATCACAGTTGAAAATGCTGGATGGTTTCCATCg AACAAGCTTACAATTTGGTATAACATGCTTAAAACGGGTTAATTTTGATCGAAGTCAACTAGAAGATAGACGCCGCATTGCTGAACATGAAACTGTAGACATTTTAGTATGGTCCAATGAAAGAGTAATTAAATGGATTACTAGCATTGGTTTGAAG gaATATGCTAACAATTTAATTGAATCCGGTGTACATGGTGCAATAATTGCACTTGACAAGAATTTTGATTCTAACACACTTGCTATGGCACTTCAAATACCTCCACAAAACGCACAA gctCGCCAAGTATTAGACACAGAGTTCAATAAACTATTGACCATATCGACAGAACGGAGATTAGACAGTAGTTGTAGTGATCTTGGAGCCTCCTGA
- the LOC132923451 gene encoding liprin-alpha-1 isoform X2: MWNMMCDVMPTITEDNIGGQRHQFSGEDVRINEFMDTVVEERNKLLDTLSKSQIRLDETEKQLAEVESERNALQRQIDATFPKEIAALRKELSQTRDQLAARDEEIAELKAERSNTRLLLEHLESLVSRHERSIRSTVIKRQTNQNPQAYSGVSSEVEVLKALKSLFEHHKALDEKVRDRLRYALEANAKLEEKLESTMQELDVLKSGGKTEDDSIIQENGGSDNVDGTCSQPHTIKNRTLNGHIDETTKYAQDEKLVNTHVDNCVNNSIDQENSEYGTWKMNELSSRVSELEDSLSKTQRELHKSQENSNNLHHELRENISIKEEQEERISSLEKKYMNLQRESTSLHDLNDKLEQELRHKEAQLKLQEEKTRATHEKLELCEQKLAQFATLPEIEQELKQRMEALTQAQERHGTAEDRIQRLESQVEEKNAEVMRVNQRLKMNEEHNTRLSATVDKLLSESNERLQVHLKERMHALEEKNMLTQELEKCRKLVEEIQTEKTELLKELGKARMEIDNIKRQMLQQEIAFNIQQTDALTRSLSPGGPDQGSFVQSSSQHSNFDTHSLSRRSMKARMSPMESNHAKEWEKLQQAHVLANVQQAFDASSDVDMDGGDDDLDDEPGMYCDTGEPLSPSAADAQTLALMLQEQLDAINTEIRLIQAEKQNTEARAEELESRVGSMEHVNLLSRNRNYDRQSPPASGRSTPQREYLHKYHSLQLNEEDDMGISSTQDNNGAASPLTARSMRLERVAQALAHSQEELRRRAGINTVPSTLNMINYNSSSLRGASGFSTPPSPLSSRHSSQDSLHHGPTLMGQTGTSLSSISSAFSVSQMQSYHHTLPSSASVAAQKKKGIKSSLGRFFSKKEKQGKGKEGMSGMLSHMSSSDMSLASSYAGDDTSSLCSASLGQKGDFDRRKKKKHELLEEAMKAGTPFALWNGPTIVAWLELWVGMPAWYVAACRANVKSGAIMSALSDTEIQREIGISNPLHRLKLRLAIQEMVSLTSPSAPAKSLRSTLAFGDMNHEWVGNYWLPSLGLPQYRSTFMECLVDARMLDHLTKRDFRSQLKMLDGFHRTSLQFGITCLKRVNFDRSQLEDRRRIAEHETVDILVWSNERVIKWITSIGLKEYANNLIESGVHGAIIALDKNFDSNTLAMALQIPPQNAQARQVLDTEFNKLLTISTERRLDSSCSDLGAS, encoded by the exons ATGTGGAACATGATGTGTGACGTTATGCCGACCATCACTGAAGACAATATTGGTGGTCAGCGGCATCAGTTTTCCGGCGAAGATGTTCGCATCAATGAGTTTATGGACACTGTGGTAGAGGAACGCAACAAACTTTTGGATACATTGAGCAAGAGTCAAATTAGACTTGACGAGACTGAAAAACAATTAGCCGAAGTAGAAAGTGAAAGAAATGCTCTACAAAGACAAATTGATGCCACATTTCCAAag GAAATTGCTGCATTAAGAAAAGAACTAAGTCAAACACGTGACCAATTAGCCGCAAGGGATGAAGAAATTGCCGAATTAAAAGCTGAAAGAAGCAATACaaga ttgctATTAGAACATTTGGAAAGTTTAGTATCAAGACATGAAAGGTCAATACGATCAACTGTCATTAAAAGGCAGACAAATCAAAATCCACAAGCCTATTCTGGCGTTTCCAGTGAAGTAGAAGTTCTGAAAGCACTTAAAAGTCTTTTTGAGCATCATAAAGCTCTTGATGAaaaa gtAAGGGATAGATTAAGGTATGCTCTAGAAGCCAATGCTAAACTTGAAGAGAAACTAGAAAGCACTATGCAAgag cttGATGTGTTAAAATCTGGTGGTAAAACAGAAGATGATTCCATTATCCAAGAAAATGGAGGTTCTGATAATGTGGATGGTACTTGCTCTCAACCACatactataaaa AATAGAACACTGAATGGTCACATTGATGAAACTACTAAGTATGCACAAGATGAAAAACTAGTCAACACACATGTGGACAATTgtgttaataatagtattgatCAAGAG aaTTCTGAGTATGGCACTTGGAAAATGAATGAATTGTCTAGTCGAGTTTCTGAATTAGAGGATTCACTTTCAAAAACACAGCGAGAACTTCATAAGTCTCaagaaaatagtaataatttacatcATGAACTGAGAGAAAATATTTCTATCAAAGAAGAACAG GAAGAACGGATTAGTTCcttggaaaaaaaatacatgaattTACAACGTGAATCTACCTCATTGCatgatttaaatgataaattagaacaAGAACTTAGGCATAAAGAAGCTCAGTTAAAA ttgcaAGAAGAAAAGACACGTGCAACTCATGAGAAATTAGAATTATGTGAACAGAAATTGGCACAATTTGCAACTCTGCCAGAGATAGAACAAGAACTTAAACAGCGAATGGAAGCCCTTACCCAG gCTCAAGAAAGACATGGTACAGCTGAAGATCGTATTCAAAGGTTAGAATCACAAGTAGAAGAGAAAAATGCTGAAGTAATGAGAGTCAATCAAAGACTAAAAATGAATGAAGAACATAATACAAGACTTTCAGCTACTGTTGACAAATTATTATCag aaTCTAATGAACGACTTCAAGTACATTTGAAGGAGCGCATGCATGCTTTAGAAGAGAAAAACATGCTGACGCAAGAACTAGAAAAGTGTCGTAAACTAGTCGAAGAAATTCAAACAGAAAAG acTGAATTATTAAAAGAACTTGGAAAAGCACGTATGGAAATCGATAACATTAAAAGACAAATGCTCCAACAGGAGATCGCTTTTAACATACAACAGACTGATGCATTAACAAG GAGTTTGTCTCCTGGTGGTCCTGATCAAGGGAGTTTTGTTCAAAGTTCTAGTCAACATTCAAACTTTGATACTCATTCATTATCACGTAGATCAATGAAAGCCAGAATGTCTCCAATGGAATCAAATCATGCCAAg GAATGGGAAAAACTACAACAAGCCCATGTCTTAGCTAATGTACAGCAAGCATTTGATGCTTCTAGCGATGTAGATATGGATGGTGGTGATGATGATCTTGATGATGAGCCAGGTATGTATTGTGATACAGGCGAACCACTATCTCCTTCGGCAGCAGATGCTCAGACATTAGCTCTGATGTTACAAGAACAATTAGATGCAATCAATACAGAGATAAGACTAATTCAAGCTGAAAAGCAAAATACAGAAGCTCGAGCAGAAGAACTTGAATCCAGAGTTGGTAGCATGGAACATGTTAATCTATTATCTAGAAATCGTAATTATGATCGGCAGTCACCTCCTGCTAGTGGCCGGTCTACTCCTCAGAGAgagtatttacataaatatcattct ctTCAGCTTAATGAAGAAGATGACATGGGTATTTCATCAACACAAGATAATAATGGAGCAGCAAGTCCATTAACAGCACGTTCAATGAGATTAGAGCGAGTGGCTCAAGCCTTAGCTCATAGTCAAGAAGAACTGCGCAG GCGTGCTGGCATCAATACTGTTCCATCaacattaaatatgataaactaTAACTCTTCATCATTAAG GGGTGCCAGTGGGTTTTCTACGCCTCCATCACCGTTGTCCTCTCGTCACAGCAGTCAAGATTCTTTGCATCATGGTCCGACATTGATGGGTCAAACTGGCACTAGTCTGTCAAGTATATCAAGTGCATTCAGTGTCTCTCAAATGCAATCATACCATCATACATTGCCGTCATCTGCATCTGTAGCagcgcaaaaaaaaaaaggaataaagTCATCTCTAGGACGATTCTTTAGTAAAAAAGAAAAG caggGAAAGGGCAAAGAGGGCATGAGTGGTATGTTGAGTCATATGTCTTCTTCTGATATGTCACTGGCTAGTTCCTATGCTGGAGATGATACTTCCAGTTTATGTAGTGCAAGTTTAGGACAGAAAGGCGATTTTGAcagaagaaaaaagaaaaa GCATGAATTACTTGAAGAAGCAATGAAAGCTGGAACTCCATTTGCTTTATGGAATGGACCAACTATTGTGGCTTGGTTAGAATTATGGGTTGGAATGCCAGCATGGTATGTGGCAGCTTGCAGAGCTAATGTTAAATCTGGAGCTATAATGAGTGCTTTATCGGATACTGAAATACAAAGAGAGATTGGAATTAGCAATCCATTGCACCGTTTAAAGCTTAGATTAGCCATTCAGGAGATGGTGTCATTAACAAGCCCTTCAGCTCCAGCAAAATCGCTTCGTTCAACATTAGCTTTTGGTGATATGAATCACGAATGGGTTGGAAACTATTGGTTACCATCATTGGGATTACCACAATATCGATCTACATTTATGGAATGTCTTGTAGATGCTAGAATGCTTGATCATCTGACAAAACGTGATTTTAGATCACAGTTGAAAATGCTGGATGGTTTCCATCg AACAAGCTTACAATTTGGTATAACATGCTTAAAACGGGTTAATTTTGATCGAAGTCAACTAGAAGATAGACGCCGCATTGCTGAACATGAAACTGTAGACATTTTAGTATGGTCCAATGAAAGAGTAATTAAATGGATTACTAGCATTGGTTTGAAG gaATATGCTAACAATTTAATTGAATCCGGTGTACATGGTGCAATAATTGCACTTGACAAGAATTTTGATTCTAACACACTTGCTATGGCACTTCAAATACCTCCACAAAACGCACAA gctCGCCAAGTATTAGACACAGAGTTCAATAAACTATTGACCATATCGACAGAACGGAGATTAGACAGTAGTTGTAGTGATCTTGGAGCCTCCTGA
- the LOC132923481 gene encoding protein-S-isoprenylcysteine O-methyltransferase — protein MISKNGIVSVYGFLLGLSVLFVWLLIQNSVLLDIYTDLTIVNPLHLFIVYAAISNVLVRVVNRGITYKVCAQALFLGLAMAAGLLISIQAPASWKPFGWYICVMAIFHYSEFLSIAVCNPKSLTSSSFMLNHSIAYGVAATTSWLEYLLWHYFLPDMKAIHEISYFGLVLCAFGEMLRKSAIWTARDNFTHLVQQEKAQTHILVTHGVYSWFRHPSYVGWFYWSIGTQIVMINPVCVVAYALASWKFFKDRIYYEEITLLNFFGEDYISYQEKVGIGLPFIKGFVVTRDNE, from the exons ATGATTTCAAAAAATGGTATCGTTAGTGTTTACGGTTTTCTGTTGGGCTTGTCTGTCTTGTTCGTGTGGTTGTTAATCCAAAATAGCGTCTTGCTGGATATCTACACGGACCTTACTATTGTGAACCCGTTGCATTTGTTTATTGTGTATGCAGCTATTTCCAATGTCTTGGTACGCGTTGTCAACAGAGGTATCACTTATAAA GTTTGTGCCCAGGCTTTATTCTTGGGTTTGGCCATGGCTGCAGGATTGTTGATCTCGATCCAAGCACCAGCCTCGTGGAAGCCTTTTGGATG GTACATATGTGTGATGGCCATATTTCATTACTCAGAGTTCCTCAGCATAGCTGTGTGTAATCCTAAAAGTCTAACGTCTTCATCGTTCATGTTGAATCACAGTATTGCGTATGGTGTAGCTGCCACAACCAGTTGGCTGGAATATTTACTGTGGCATTACTTCTTACCTG atATGAAAGCTATTCATGAAATTAGTTATTTTGGTCTTGTGCTATGCGCTTTTGGAGAAATGTTGAGAAAAAGTGCCATATGGACTGCTAGAGACAACTTCACGCATTTAGTGCAACAAGAAAAAGCACAGACACATATACTGGTCACTCACGGTGTATACTCATGGTTCAGACATCCTAGTTATGTTGGATGGTTTTACTGGTCAATAGGCACACAg ATCGTTATGATCAATCCTGTGTGCGTGGTGGCATATGCTCTGGCCAGCTGGAAATTTTTCAAGGATCGAATCTACTACGAGGAAATCACACTCTTGAATTTCTTTGGAGAAGACTACATATCATATCAGGAAAAAGTCGGGATTGGCTTACCATTCATTAAGGGATTTGTGGTGACCCGTGACAATGAATAA